ctatgaTTTTGCTCTTAACCTGTTACATCCTGCCTAAACAAGCTACCTGATAAATGCCAGCCTGATTCTTGTAGTGCTATTTCTTCTTTATCCCATTCCAAACTAAGACTTGCAAATCCAGTCAGCATCAGCTTGTTTGGCTGCACAGTAACAGTATTAAGCCACTTCACTAGCTGATCaattgcaggatttttttttccctgtttcttttttttcccccgggAAAATTACCCCTTTATATATTCATGTCAAAGCTGATGTTTTGTGTGCCACTGTagatgcaagaaaataaaaaaaatgttttgcctaACAACAATTACTGCTGCAAACCCAGACTTAagtttaaagttttattttaaatagaattaattttcttttaaatagaatGAGAGCAAGCCTGTGCAGATGATGTATCAGAAAGGTACGTTTAAATTAGGTTATATCGAGGAGCTGGGAACTCAGGTGCTTGAACTGCCTTATGCTCAGAAGTCACTGAGCATGATCATCCTGCTGCCAGGAGACATGGCTGATGGATCTGCTGGTGGGCTGGAACAGGTAAGGCTGGGGACTGTGGCTAAACTGGCCTGAAAGTTGGTTGTCTGGATTAAAGCTGGGCAAAAATCTAAACTTTTCAAAGCTGCTTACCTACTCTAAACTCTTTTAATTTCCTCATCTTCTAGATTGAAAGCACAATGACCTATGAAAATTTAATGCTGTGGTCTTCTTCAGAGCATATGTTTGAGACAACAGTGGAGGTGTACCTCCCCCGTTTCAAGCTCGAAGGCACCTTTGACCTCAATGAGGTATTAAAAGCGATGGGAATGACTGACATCTTCACTGAAAAAGCTGATCTTTCTGCATTGTCACCTGTGAAATCTCTGGTGCTGTCAACTGTTGTCCATAAGACGTATGTGGAAGTCAATGAGGAAGGCACCGTAGCAGCTGCTGCTACAGGAGCGGTCATTGTGAGGAGGTCTCTTCCCCTCACAGAGGTGTTTATGGCTGACCACcctttcttattctttattaGGCACAATCCCACCAATACTATTCTTTTCTTTGGTAAACTCTGCTCACCTTAAAATCAGGGCCATTTTCTAACATTGCAGGAAACACCTggatgaaaatcagaaatactgttttttccccaatgtGTTCTTAATCTTATGACAGCTAGCTTGTATTTCAAAGTAATTACTGCAACCAGTTTATCTTAGAACTGTCAATTAGATGGTCTACTGCTACTCTTAATGAATGGCAAATATTGATCTGAATccagagaaagaataaaatttccCTTAACCTCACGGGATATCAAGAACAATTTGTTTCCTCAAAGTCCGCATATGCTCCTGTATATGTTAGAGTTCTCCAGCACAGCCATGTGGTGTAGTACAGCACCTGCCTGGCAAAGGTGGAATTGGTATGCTGCTCCCTGAGAATTGTTTGTAATGATTATCAGTAACTGCCATTAAAAACAGAGTAGCTTTGCTCTATATTTTTTGATTCCTGGCCTGGTGGGTCCTGGCAAGCAGAGAGGTGTTTTGGAGATGCTTTTTCCTATCTACacactttttcattatttacacTGTGGTGAATCCTTTGCACAGTGGAGATCTCACCTTGATAACTACCTTTCCACAACAGTTACAAACAAGTAAGAGATACTTATTTACAGCAAATATACGTATTTACTGATAACTGTACCACTTTCTCTCCTGTGATGTATGCTGGA
The genomic region above belongs to Cygnus atratus isolate AKBS03 ecotype Queensland, Australia chromosome 2, CAtr_DNAZoo_HiC_assembly, whole genome shotgun sequence and contains:
- the LOC118250959 gene encoding serpin B12-like isoform X3, with translation MCSKKLYGAELQTVDFQRDLEAAILKINAWVENKTQGKIKELFASGMIDMNTLLVLVNVIYFKASWEHKFEGKNTVQRDFKLNQNESKPVQMMYQKGTFKLGYIEELGTQVLELPYAQKSLSMIILLPGDMADGSAGGLEQIESTMTYENLMLWSSSEHMFETTVEVYLPRFKLEGTFDLNEVLKAMGMTDIFTEKADLSALSPVKSLVLSTVVHKTYVEVNEEGTVAAAATGAVIVRRSLPLTEVFMADHPFLFFIRHNPTNTILFFGKLCSP